GCGCATTATTCGCTCCAGACGATATTCACTTCGCCTACGTCATCGACGACTTCGATCCCGACGACGCGGCGGTGGAACTCGAAGAGTTTCTGGAAAGCGCCACACAAGCTGAAAAGGATGCCCAATACCCCTATCTGGTGACGAGCAAGGCGCTGGCGCTCGAGCGCGCTGGCCGCCGACGCGATTCTGTAATTGCGCTCCTCGGCGAGCGTTTTCGCCCGATTTACGACGCCTTTGTCAGCTATCTTTCGACGGCCTACGGCACGTTCATTCTGGTTCGCACCAGTGGGCTGCCCGACGTCACCGACGCCACCGAATGGCTAACGGCGGAACTCGAACAGATCACGGCACTGGATCACGGCACCCGCGTCCACGCGGATCTGGCTGAGGAAATCGCAGATCTGAAACGGGTGGCCGACGCCGACGCCGTCTGGCGCACCACCGGTGCGGGCAATCCCGGCGCCGAGGTCAATCCGTGGCCCAGCCAATCCCTGGTGGAGGCTTTTCCCGCATGTGCACCGCGTGCACGATATGCCGCCGCCACATCGTCAGGCGAGCCCCCTGCTGGAGACAAACACCGTTATCGCGATCCGAACATGCTCGACAAGGGACTCGAATGGATCGCGATTTTCGTGTTCGCGGGGGCGTTCGTCGGAACATGGATCACCACACACTCCGTCTGGAAGTCGATTCTTGCGACGGTCGTTGCTACGGCGGTGATGGTCTGGCTGCTGGTGCGCGTGCGCCGCATCGACTGAGCGACAGGGACGACACCGTACACGGCAACACCAGTCAGTTGGCGTCGATCATCGCTTCGAGATGAACGAGCTTCTGCAGGCGTGCGAGGGTTTCATTGCGCGCCTGCACGGCTCGGCAAGCCTGTCCCTGCGAGGTGTCGGCCGCGGGACAAACCGCTGCCACGAGCGCTTTCTCCATCGACATAAACGTTCGCCACTGGCTGGCAGATGCGCGCATCGCGGCGCGTGACGCCACCGGCAATCGCTGCTCGATGCGCCGCGTTTCGTCGTCGATATCCTTTGTGTAGTGTGCTGTCGCCTGAGCTGCGCAGCGGGCAATGGTCGCCGGCTCGGTCAGCCCGTGGCAGTGTTTTCGCTCGAATGCCAGACCTCTCTGTGGCACAGCGCTGCCGCCCTCTTCTTTTTCCACCTTCGCAGGCGTGAGCCGTCCATCCATGCGGAAGGCGCTCGCCGAAGCATTCTCGATATCCGCGCTGTAACGCGTCAAGATCTGAGCGCGTCGTCGGGTCAGCACCATCACGTCGTTGGCATTCATTGGGGCGTACATCGTGCCTCGTACCGTGGCGTACACCGCAGCGATCAGCTTGAGGTCCGCATCGCGACTCGCCAGCCACGCCCGTTGCGCCTTCAACAGTGCCGGGCGTGCCGCCTCCGGCAACGCGCCACGTAGCGTCTCGTAGCTGGCGTTCAGACGTGCGTCCCACGCATGCGTGGCTTCGCTGATGCATTGATCCTGATCGCCGGTGGATGGTTCGTCTGGATCGGCCAGACACCGGTTCAGGCGCTGATCGAGGTCGATGCCGCTGGCCGACGGCGGCCCGTCTGCCGCCATTGCCACGAAGGACAGGCACAACGCCAATACCGGCAAGGATTTCATCAGGGTGCGAAT
This window of the Pandoraea fibrosis genome carries:
- a CDS encoding lysozyme inhibitor LprI family protein, which translates into the protein MIRTLMKSLPVLALCLSFVAMAADGPPSASGIDLDQRLNRCLADPDEPSTGDQDQCISEATHAWDARLNASYETLRGALPEAARPALLKAQRAWLASRDADLKLIAAVYATVRGTMYAPMNANDVMVLTRRRAQILTRYSADIENASASAFRMDGRLTPAKVEKEEGGSAVPQRGLAFERKHCHGLTEPATIARCAAQATAHYTKDIDDETRRIEQRLPVASRAAMRASASQWRTFMSMEKALVAAVCPAADTSQGQACRAVQARNETLARLQKLVHLEAMIDAN